The following proteins come from a genomic window of Paucimonas lemoignei:
- the adhT gene encoding zinc-binding oxidoreductase, truncated: MKAFQIGAQNGVDSLTATTRSELFAGAGEVVIAPRLVSLISRDVQILRGVYGPLQSPERIPVSEGVGEVVEVGEGVDEFKPGDRVICGHFPNWLDGEFRADVFSHDVGVSHDGWLAEKIVLPAAALIRVPQALMDKDVAALASAGLTAWNALVEVCKVKPGELVLCLGTGGVSLAALKIAKVLGARVAMTSSSDEKLEFVRQLGADITVNYRTHPDWAAQLMSQTGNAGADVIIETGGQDTLGQSIAAAAVNGRIAVIGVSPGQKSPIPDYLSLILKNVTIRGIANGNRKMFKDLLRAIEVNGIQTVVAKTFKFDNAPDAYAYFAAAKHIGKVLIEFDHR, encoded by the coding sequence ATGAAAGCTTTCCAGATAGGTGCTCAGAATGGCGTGGACTCGCTGACCGCCACCACTCGCTCCGAACTGTTCGCCGGGGCGGGTGAGGTTGTTATCGCGCCTCGCCTTGTGAGTCTCATCAGTCGAGACGTCCAGATTCTGCGAGGCGTCTATGGCCCCCTTCAGTCACCCGAACGTATCCCGGTGTCCGAAGGTGTGGGGGAGGTTGTTGAGGTCGGCGAAGGTGTCGATGAATTCAAACCAGGTGACCGAGTCATCTGCGGCCATTTTCCCAACTGGTTGGACGGTGAGTTTCGGGCTGACGTTTTCAGCCATGATGTCGGCGTCAGCCACGATGGCTGGCTTGCTGAAAAAATTGTGCTCCCGGCGGCGGCATTGATCCGCGTTCCGCAAGCATTGATGGATAAAGACGTCGCCGCACTCGCGTCAGCCGGGCTTACCGCCTGGAATGCTCTGGTTGAGGTGTGCAAGGTCAAGCCAGGCGAACTTGTTCTGTGTCTGGGCACTGGGGGCGTGTCGTTGGCAGCATTGAAGATCGCCAAGGTCTTGGGCGCGCGGGTTGCGATGACTTCTTCAAGCGATGAGAAGCTGGAGTTTGTCCGCCAGCTTGGAGCAGACATCACTGTCAATTACCGCACCCACCCTGACTGGGCTGCACAGTTGATGTCGCAGACCGGCAACGCAGGTGCCGACGTCATCATCGAGACCGGCGGTCAAGACACCCTGGGGCAATCCATCGCGGCAGCGGCGGTGAATGGGCGCATTGCTGTCATCGGCGTAAGCCCTGGGCAGAAGTCGCCAATACCTGACTATCTCTCGCTCATCCTGAAAAACGTGACAATCCGGGGCATCGCCAACGGCAACCGGAAAATGTTCAAGGACCTTCTGCGCGCCATCGAAGTGAACGGCATTCAGACCGTCGTCGCCAAAACCTTCAAGTTCGACAACGCGCCCGACGCGTATGCCTATTTCGCCGCTGCAAAGCATATTGGCAAGGTGCTGATCGAGTTCGATCACCGCTGA
- the lrp_4 gene encoding transcriptional regulator, giving the protein MKKNISKRISLDETDLAILELLQEDASVSNAELSERLSLSLTPCWRRRKRMEEAGVIKGYQANLDRRMLGLDIMAFVHIRFSTHADHAPDAFEAVIAQLPEVLACHKITGDADYVLQVLAEDLDSYSDFIEQVLRRQVGIASIQSSLALREIKTGSRIAIPKLSKE; this is encoded by the coding sequence ATGAAGAAAAATATATCCAAGCGTATCAGTCTCGATGAGACCGACCTGGCGATCCTCGAGTTACTGCAGGAGGATGCCAGCGTCTCCAACGCTGAACTCAGTGAGCGCCTCTCATTGAGCCTCACGCCGTGCTGGCGGCGGCGCAAGAGAATGGAGGAGGCGGGAGTGATCAAGGGCTATCAAGCGAACCTTGATCGCAGAATGCTGGGGCTGGACATCATGGCGTTTGTGCACATCCGCTTCTCCACCCACGCGGACCACGCACCGGATGCTTTCGAGGCCGTGATTGCCCAACTGCCAGAGGTGTTGGCCTGCCACAAGATCACGGGAGACGCTGATTACGTGCTCCAGGTCCTGGCAGAGGATCTAGACAGCTACAGCGACTTTATCGAACAGGTGCTCAGGCGGCAGGTCGGTATCGCCTCGATTCAGTCGAGCCTGGCGTTGCGCGAGATCAAGACCGGTAGTCGTATTGCCATACCCAAATTGAGCAAGGAGTGA